Proteins encoded together in one Triticum dicoccoides isolate Atlit2015 ecotype Zavitan chromosome 7B, WEW_v2.0, whole genome shotgun sequence window:
- the LOC119338064 gene encoding TBC1 domain family member 5-like isoform X1, with amino-acid sequence MPEPPGGQRFSGLRGARWRADLGVLPGSPDVPTTELRRAAADSRRRYANLRRRLLIDPHLSKDEDGAPNLVVENPLSQNPESTWGQYFRNAELEKMLNQDLSRLYPELGEFFQTTTCQSMLERILLVWSLRYPEFGYKQGMHELLAPLFYVLHIDVQHFKQVKELHEELLGDDFDGQTFPDRFLLNRSDRTNNSEGGAAKIRSLDELDAGTRDLLLINDAYGAEGELGIILSEKFMEHDAYCMFENLMNGLMNGAQGVVAITDFYSLSPASESSTGLTPVREASAAIYHLLASVDSSLHSHLVELGVEPQYFALRWLRVLFGREFTLDNLLFIWDEIFSSPNHSYCTDIKNRGDYQFKVLCSPRGALILSMAVSMMLHLRSSLLGSEHATSCLVRLLNFPQDIDLKNLIEKAKLLQSLALEANLPLSPLTGKSPLTPPNYWEETWKMLQMSGDKLSDGSTVRIKGRGFLRRSVSDTESNVSRTKGANVDNSNSTSTSQPEPIVDELNTTDIVPVKLTNSLPTMPTVHRKDCVGQGTAEIVRSTSNSLCEAGPHDGYHTTSAKIRDRIDGAREYLSRNRPPPYRRRTDHDHDTRHEEEPCVSYGAKVVNEPDPLSVHNDKTDEPCQSDGKIDEAAITDQTFESVDYQPNQEHSICSDIGPSLKVADKELVGTLRSFGESMVENIQVIELHFRPNSHMASVQNGPGSTEQVKALAALEELKKISDLLRRV; translated from the exons ATGCCGGAGCCGCCGGGGGGCCAGCGCTTCTCCGGCCTCCGCGGCGCGCGGTGGCGCGCCGATCTCGGCGTCCTGCCCGGCTCCCCCGACGTCCCCACCACCGagctccgccgcgccgccgctgACTCCCGCCGCAG ATATGCTAATTTGCGGCGGCGGCTGCTGATAGATCCCCATCTCTCCAAGGATGAAGACGGTGCTCCCAATCTTGTTGTGGAGAACCCACTATCACAGAACCCAG AAAGCACTTGGGGTCAATATTTCAGGAATGCAGAACTAGAGAAAATGCTGAACCAAGACCTGTCCCGACTCTATCCTGAATTGGGAGAATTTTTCCAAACAACCACATGTCAGTCCATGCTTGAACGGATACTGCTAGTATGGAGCCTTAGATACCCAGAGTTTGGATATAAACAAG GAATGCATGAACTCTTAGCTCCTCTGTTCTATGTCCTTCACATTGATGTGCAGCACTTTAAACAAGTTAAGGAGCTTCATGAAGAGCTTCTTGGTGACGATTTTGATGGCCAGACATTTCCAGATAGGTTTTTGCTGAACAGGAGTGACAGGACTAACAATTCTGAGGGTGGTGCAGCTAAAATTAGAAGTTTGGACGAGCTTGATGCTGGTACTAGGGACCTCCTCTTGATAAATGATGCATATGGAGCAGAGGGTGAGCTAGGTATCATTTTATCTGAAAAGTTCATGGAGCATGATGCCTATTGTATGTTTGAGAATTTGATGAACGGGTTGATGAATGGTGCACAAGGCGTGGTTGCTATTACCGATTTCTATTCTCTCAGCCCTGCATCAGAATCAAGCACGGGTTTAACACCTGTAAGGGAGGCGTCAGCTGCCATATATCACTTGCTTGCTAGTGTGGATTCCTCTCTTCACAGTCATCTTGTGGAGTTGGGAGTAGAACCTCAGTACTTTGCACTCCGATGGCTTCGAGTCCTGTTTGGTCGTGAATTTACACTCGACAATCTTCTGTTTATTTGGGATGAAATCTTCTCTTCTCCAAACCATTCATATTGTACAGACATAAAAAATCGGGGAGATTATCAGTTTAAGGTTTTATGTTCTCCCCGTGGTGCCCTGATTTTGTCAATGGCAGTCTCAATGATGCTTCATCTCAGATCCTCCTTGCTGGGAAGTGAGCATGCGACCTCTTGCCTGGTGAGATTATTAAATTTTCCTCAAGATATTGACTTGAAGAACTTGATTGAGAAGGCCAAGTTATTGCAGTCGTTAGCTCTAGAAGCAAATCTTCCGTTGTCTCCTCTGACAGGAAAATCTCCCTTGACTCCACCCAATTATTGGGAAGAGACATGGAAGATGCTTCAGATGTCAGGAGACAAACTTAGTGATGGTTCAACTGTTAGGATAAAAGGAaggggatttttaagaagaagcgtATCCGACACCGAATCAAATGTTTCTAGAACAAAGGGTGCGAATGTTGATAACAGCAATTCGACTTCAACTAGCCAGCCTGAGCCTATTGTTGATGAACTGAACACCACTGATATAGTTCCTGTCAAATTGACAAACAGTTTACCAACCATGCCTACAGTACACCGAAAGGATTGTGTTGGTCAAGGTACTGCAGAGATCGTTAGAAGTACCTCAAACAGTCTATGTGAGGCAGGCCCGCATGATGGTTACCATACAACTTCTGCCAAAATTAGAGATCGTATTGATGGAGCTCGTGAGTATTTATCGAGGAATAGGCCTCCACCGTATCGGCGTCGTACTGATCATGACCATGATACCCGTCATGAGGAAGAACCATGTGTTTCCTATGGCGCCAAGGTGGTTAATGAGCCAGATCCACTGTCTGTGCATAATGATAAGACTGATGAACCCTGTCAGAGTGATGGTAAGATTGATGAAGCAGCAATTACAGATCAAACATTTGAATCGGTGGATTATCAACCAAATCAAGAGCATAGCATATGTTCTGACATAGGCCCAAGTTTGAAGGTGGCTGATAAGGAGTTGGTTGGAACATTAAGGTCTTTTGGCGAATCGATGGTTGAAAATATTCAG GTTATTGAACTACACTTTCGACCAAATTCACACATGGCATCAGTGCAAAATGGTCCCGGAAGCACAGAGCAAGTCAAGGCGCTTGCAGCCCTCGAGGAACTCAAGAAGATCAGTGATCTTTTACGTCGTGTTTAA
- the LOC119338064 gene encoding uncharacterized protein LOC119338064 isoform X2, whose translation MKTVLPILLWRTHYHRTQVESTWGQYFRNAELEKMLNQDLSRLYPELGEFFQTTTCQSMLERILLVWSLRYPEFGYKQGMHELLAPLFYVLHIDVQHFKQVKELHEELLGDDFDGQTFPDRFLLNRSDRTNNSEGGAAKIRSLDELDAGTRDLLLINDAYGAEGELGIILSEKFMEHDAYCMFENLMNGLMNGAQGVVAITDFYSLSPASESSTGLTPVREASAAIYHLLASVDSSLHSHLVELGVEPQYFALRWLRVLFGREFTLDNLLFIWDEIFSSPNHSYCTDIKNRGDYQFKVLCSPRGALILSMAVSMMLHLRSSLLGSEHATSCLVRLLNFPQDIDLKNLIEKAKLLQSLALEANLPLSPLTGKSPLTPPNYWEETWKMLQMSGDKLSDGSTVRIKGRGFLRRSVSDTESNVSRTKGANVDNSNSTSTSQPEPIVDELNTTDIVPVKLTNSLPTMPTVHRKDCVGQGTAEIVRSTSNSLCEAGPHDGYHTTSAKIRDRIDGAREYLSRNRPPPYRRRTDHDHDTRHEEEPCVSYGAKVVNEPDPLSVHNDKTDEPCQSDGKIDEAAITDQTFESVDYQPNQEHSICSDIGPSLKVADKELVGTLRSFGESMVENIQVIELHFRPNSHMASVQNGPGSTEQVKALAALEELKKISDLLRRV comes from the exons ATGAAGACGGTGCTCCCAATCTTGTTGTGGAGAACCCACTATCACAGAACCCAGGTGG AAAGCACTTGGGGTCAATATTTCAGGAATGCAGAACTAGAGAAAATGCTGAACCAAGACCTGTCCCGACTCTATCCTGAATTGGGAGAATTTTTCCAAACAACCACATGTCAGTCCATGCTTGAACGGATACTGCTAGTATGGAGCCTTAGATACCCAGAGTTTGGATATAAACAAG GAATGCATGAACTCTTAGCTCCTCTGTTCTATGTCCTTCACATTGATGTGCAGCACTTTAAACAAGTTAAGGAGCTTCATGAAGAGCTTCTTGGTGACGATTTTGATGGCCAGACATTTCCAGATAGGTTTTTGCTGAACAGGAGTGACAGGACTAACAATTCTGAGGGTGGTGCAGCTAAAATTAGAAGTTTGGACGAGCTTGATGCTGGTACTAGGGACCTCCTCTTGATAAATGATGCATATGGAGCAGAGGGTGAGCTAGGTATCATTTTATCTGAAAAGTTCATGGAGCATGATGCCTATTGTATGTTTGAGAATTTGATGAACGGGTTGATGAATGGTGCACAAGGCGTGGTTGCTATTACCGATTTCTATTCTCTCAGCCCTGCATCAGAATCAAGCACGGGTTTAACACCTGTAAGGGAGGCGTCAGCTGCCATATATCACTTGCTTGCTAGTGTGGATTCCTCTCTTCACAGTCATCTTGTGGAGTTGGGAGTAGAACCTCAGTACTTTGCACTCCGATGGCTTCGAGTCCTGTTTGGTCGTGAATTTACACTCGACAATCTTCTGTTTATTTGGGATGAAATCTTCTCTTCTCCAAACCATTCATATTGTACAGACATAAAAAATCGGGGAGATTATCAGTTTAAGGTTTTATGTTCTCCCCGTGGTGCCCTGATTTTGTCAATGGCAGTCTCAATGATGCTTCATCTCAGATCCTCCTTGCTGGGAAGTGAGCATGCGACCTCTTGCCTGGTGAGATTATTAAATTTTCCTCAAGATATTGACTTGAAGAACTTGATTGAGAAGGCCAAGTTATTGCAGTCGTTAGCTCTAGAAGCAAATCTTCCGTTGTCTCCTCTGACAGGAAAATCTCCCTTGACTCCACCCAATTATTGGGAAGAGACATGGAAGATGCTTCAGATGTCAGGAGACAAACTTAGTGATGGTTCAACTGTTAGGATAAAAGGAaggggatttttaagaagaagcgtATCCGACACCGAATCAAATGTTTCTAGAACAAAGGGTGCGAATGTTGATAACAGCAATTCGACTTCAACTAGCCAGCCTGAGCCTATTGTTGATGAACTGAACACCACTGATATAGTTCCTGTCAAATTGACAAACAGTTTACCAACCATGCCTACAGTACACCGAAAGGATTGTGTTGGTCAAGGTACTGCAGAGATCGTTAGAAGTACCTCAAACAGTCTATGTGAGGCAGGCCCGCATGATGGTTACCATACAACTTCTGCCAAAATTAGAGATCGTATTGATGGAGCTCGTGAGTATTTATCGAGGAATAGGCCTCCACCGTATCGGCGTCGTACTGATCATGACCATGATACCCGTCATGAGGAAGAACCATGTGTTTCCTATGGCGCCAAGGTGGTTAATGAGCCAGATCCACTGTCTGTGCATAATGATAAGACTGATGAACCCTGTCAGAGTGATGGTAAGATTGATGAAGCAGCAATTACAGATCAAACATTTGAATCGGTGGATTATCAACCAAATCAAGAGCATAGCATATGTTCTGACATAGGCCCAAGTTTGAAGGTGGCTGATAAGGAGTTGGTTGGAACATTAAGGTCTTTTGGCGAATCGATGGTTGAAAATATTCAG GTTATTGAACTACACTTTCGACCAAATTCACACATGGCATCAGTGCAAAATGGTCCCGGAAGCACAGAGCAAGTCAAGGCGCTTGCAGCCCTCGAGGAACTCAAGAAGATCAGTGATCTTTTACGTCGTGTTTAA
- the LOC119338064 gene encoding uncharacterized protein LOC119338064 isoform X3, protein MHELLAPLFYVLHIDVQHFKQVKELHEELLGDDFDGQTFPDRFLLNRSDRTNNSEGGAAKIRSLDELDAGTRDLLLINDAYGAEGELGIILSEKFMEHDAYCMFENLMNGLMNGAQGVVAITDFYSLSPASESSTGLTPVREASAAIYHLLASVDSSLHSHLVELGVEPQYFALRWLRVLFGREFTLDNLLFIWDEIFSSPNHSYCTDIKNRGDYQFKVLCSPRGALILSMAVSMMLHLRSSLLGSEHATSCLVRLLNFPQDIDLKNLIEKAKLLQSLALEANLPLSPLTGKSPLTPPNYWEETWKMLQMSGDKLSDGSTVRIKGRGFLRRSVSDTESNVSRTKGANVDNSNSTSTSQPEPIVDELNTTDIVPVKLTNSLPTMPTVHRKDCVGQGTAEIVRSTSNSLCEAGPHDGYHTTSAKIRDRIDGAREYLSRNRPPPYRRRTDHDHDTRHEEEPCVSYGAKVVNEPDPLSVHNDKTDEPCQSDGKIDEAAITDQTFESVDYQPNQEHSICSDIGPSLKVADKELVGTLRSFGESMVENIQVIELHFRPNSHMASVQNGPGSTEQVKALAALEELKKISDLLRRV, encoded by the exons ATGCATGAACTCTTAGCTCCTCTGTTCTATGTCCTTCACATTGATGTGCAGCACTTTAAACAAGTTAAGGAGCTTCATGAAGAGCTTCTTGGTGACGATTTTGATGGCCAGACATTTCCAGATAGGTTTTTGCTGAACAGGAGTGACAGGACTAACAATTCTGAGGGTGGTGCAGCTAAAATTAGAAGTTTGGACGAGCTTGATGCTGGTACTAGGGACCTCCTCTTGATAAATGATGCATATGGAGCAGAGGGTGAGCTAGGTATCATTTTATCTGAAAAGTTCATGGAGCATGATGCCTATTGTATGTTTGAGAATTTGATGAACGGGTTGATGAATGGTGCACAAGGCGTGGTTGCTATTACCGATTTCTATTCTCTCAGCCCTGCATCAGAATCAAGCACGGGTTTAACACCTGTAAGGGAGGCGTCAGCTGCCATATATCACTTGCTTGCTAGTGTGGATTCCTCTCTTCACAGTCATCTTGTGGAGTTGGGAGTAGAACCTCAGTACTTTGCACTCCGATGGCTTCGAGTCCTGTTTGGTCGTGAATTTACACTCGACAATCTTCTGTTTATTTGGGATGAAATCTTCTCTTCTCCAAACCATTCATATTGTACAGACATAAAAAATCGGGGAGATTATCAGTTTAAGGTTTTATGTTCTCCCCGTGGTGCCCTGATTTTGTCAATGGCAGTCTCAATGATGCTTCATCTCAGATCCTCCTTGCTGGGAAGTGAGCATGCGACCTCTTGCCTGGTGAGATTATTAAATTTTCCTCAAGATATTGACTTGAAGAACTTGATTGAGAAGGCCAAGTTATTGCAGTCGTTAGCTCTAGAAGCAAATCTTCCGTTGTCTCCTCTGACAGGAAAATCTCCCTTGACTCCACCCAATTATTGGGAAGAGACATGGAAGATGCTTCAGATGTCAGGAGACAAACTTAGTGATGGTTCAACTGTTAGGATAAAAGGAaggggatttttaagaagaagcgtATCCGACACCGAATCAAATGTTTCTAGAACAAAGGGTGCGAATGTTGATAACAGCAATTCGACTTCAACTAGCCAGCCTGAGCCTATTGTTGATGAACTGAACACCACTGATATAGTTCCTGTCAAATTGACAAACAGTTTACCAACCATGCCTACAGTACACCGAAAGGATTGTGTTGGTCAAGGTACTGCAGAGATCGTTAGAAGTACCTCAAACAGTCTATGTGAGGCAGGCCCGCATGATGGTTACCATACAACTTCTGCCAAAATTAGAGATCGTATTGATGGAGCTCGTGAGTATTTATCGAGGAATAGGCCTCCACCGTATCGGCGTCGTACTGATCATGACCATGATACCCGTCATGAGGAAGAACCATGTGTTTCCTATGGCGCCAAGGTGGTTAATGAGCCAGATCCACTGTCTGTGCATAATGATAAGACTGATGAACCCTGTCAGAGTGATGGTAAGATTGATGAAGCAGCAATTACAGATCAAACATTTGAATCGGTGGATTATCAACCAAATCAAGAGCATAGCATATGTTCTGACATAGGCCCAAGTTTGAAGGTGGCTGATAAGGAGTTGGTTGGAACATTAAGGTCTTTTGGCGAATCGATGGTTGAAAATATTCAG GTTATTGAACTACACTTTCGACCAAATTCACACATGGCATCAGTGCAAAATGGTCCCGGAAGCACAGAGCAAGTCAAGGCGCTTGCAGCCCTCGAGGAACTCAAGAAGATCAGTGATCTTTTACGTCGTGTTTAA
- the LOC119340521 gene encoding diphthamide biosynthesis protein 3-like codes for MSAYDEVEIEDMEWSEELGAYTYPCPCGDLFQITLADLRLGEEIARCPSCSLFLTVVYNEEDFADAKEPPQKPPPAPQPVAVA; via the coding sequence ATGTCGGCGTACGACGAGGTGGAGATCGAGGACATGGAGTGGAGCGAGGAGCTGGGGGCGTACACGTACCCGTGCCCCTGCGGCGACCTCTTCCAGATCACGCTCGCCGACCTCCGCCTCGGGGAGGAGATCGCGCGCTGCCCCTCCTGCTCGCTCTTCCTCACCGTCGTCTACAACGAGGAGGACTTCGCCGACGCCAAGGAGCCcccgcagaagccgccgcccgcccCGCAGCCCGTCGCCGTCGCCTGA